The sequence below is a genomic window from Bombus pyrosoma isolate SC7728 linkage group LG9, ASM1482585v1, whole genome shotgun sequence.
TCCATCGGGTAATAGCTTGGAAGCAATTCAAACACTGTTATGTTTGTCCATGTCACAAATGCGAAAGATACacgcgataaataatttacatccTCGACTATAGTGCAAAAATCTAAGTAATctaaagaaaagggaaaagatcgatatcaaagtaaatattaaataaaagcaaatatgtacaatatgtaGAATCAATATGATGCGATACCGCACTCTACCTTcgataattttagaaatcaatatttcaCCAACTCTCATATTTCTCGTGCAAATaatctattaggttgtccgaaaagtgtcctTCTTTTACAGatacgtcttttacaacaacgcatctttatacaaacatgaaacctaatctgtcgaacgttgtgatctttattttgatagaacaaaatggatcatacgaaattcgataaaataatataaaatggaaaatgttgtgcatccattgtttccttataaaacgaaagaaacttttacgGACCacctaatataaaatataaataaaagtgcTATTATTCATCAAATTTTCTGCTTGGATTATACTTCCCCAAATATTTATCCGCGTATTGACGTGAGATACGGAGCTTTGCCAATTCGGAAAAGGTAgttttattgatatttgttgaggttattagacgtataaacagagaaacgcgtggataaattgtaaggtagaaaatatattttaatacagaagtgtaagtacaagtaAGAATacaatttgagctggtccagatccgcacgctagcagtgttaccctataactgaaaaccccgaagcTATCGTCGCCTGTctactgtttatggtctgccttcgtcccagtcctttgtctatacgctgtcgatggcttgagaaaactaaaaacaccagatgtagagttttcttagaagtggtgattacttcaacaatatttattcCAAAGATTATTTCATCGTGTTATTTATTACACGTTCGCTGTGTTATAAGAATTGAATTGATCTAATTAATTTGcttaatagtatatatttgCTCGTTAAGATCATTTTCACGACTCAGAGAATTCGACTAttgtaacttttaaaattcttctctCGGACACGAGCGATTAATTCGCATCTTGATTCGATAGCATAAAAAGAACGATATTATGTATACCGCCAGCCATTAAGACAcctatcgatatttatttttattttactttcatagTCTTTATTTTCCAGTTACTTGAAACATAACATAACGATCCACCTCTTCGCtaatcattattaataaaacgtaaGAGGAAACTCGAAAAAATTCCATCACGCGAAAATAATAACGAGttgcaattaatttgttttgcaGACTGTCGAGGATGGTAGGCAGCGTACCGAGCGGATGGATGAGGAAGATCCTCCTCTTCCTGGTCCTGACGACCGGGGTCCTCCTCATCGCCATGTACGCGCACGCTCCGCCGCTTGCTTCTCTCCAACCGTTCTCGTCACGACGGTGAGTACGCGATAATAACGATGCACCGGGTAGCCAGGCGAACGAGTCGATACTCGGTCCTATTATCGCCTATTAAGCTTCACATGGTCGCCGTGCTGTTCTCGAGACGCCCGGATCGGCGCCATTCGATCGAACATTCTTTTGCACGCTGACGACGATCTTATCGTTCCCAACAGTCGTCGCGAATCtaattagaaagaaagaatgcaAGGTTTCAGgcgtttatcttttttaaatcttttttttttttccagtCACGTCTcgtcctttttatttttgtttctcgtcCTTATCGGTTCCCATTATTGatccaattatttatatacgcgATGTTCGCGTTATTGGTTTTTGGAGGAAAATAGGAgggaacgaaattttattgtctttttttttatacgtaatacgaTGACTTGATTTGGTTTCttaatttatcgttgattTTACGCAATGACGGAACCACGAATGTGTTTAGATTAACATCTGTAACGTGATTTCTGTGAAGGATTGTTGATAAGAACACGATAGGAACGCGTTATAAAAACGGTACGTTTAGTAAACTTTTGTACTTAAACTTTcctttataatagaaaattgtagcTACCAGTTGGAAACAATTCGTGGCCTTCTCATTAAGCGATAATCATGACAAATTAAAGAAAGCTATCGAGGCCATCTTTTTTGCATGTAAAATACAGTGAAACTCCGTCCTCtcgtatttttcttatcgATGGAAAAAAATTGCTAATAGCGTGAAAATATCGCACAAAGTAACCCACGAAATTATTCACATAACACTTATCGCAGAAACTCTTTACGGATATGCATTATGCAAAAcacgaacaaattttaacgtattacgatattccgataaaatttcgaaatatttcgtacaacgCGCGTAATATATTCGGAAAGATTTTCCATGGCAGATGTTCGAGTAGTTTCGCGAGCcactttatatttctttgcttcttACGATTCCACGAATCCCTCCCATGCCCCGAAAAAAACGGACAAgccgttatttatttaatctttatttgTACCTTTTGTTGCCGCATATCTCGTTTCGTTCATTACCTCCCGCACAACCGTGATCGACGTCAAAGACTGAAGGAGTTGCAACGAGGCTTGGTTACTTTCCTGGTCGGTAATGAAAGCACGAAGAAACCCGAGGAACGGCTCTACGAGTATCTGGAAGAGCCTAGGTAACGTCTTCCTGGACCCGGAGAGATGCctgtatttgttaaaaagctttctcttttttgtaCCTCTGCCCAAGAAGTTTGTCCTCCATCTCCAAACGCCATCcgtgatttttcttcttccctcgGGGGATGATCCGTCATCCGCTTCATCGACTGTTCTTTGGGACACCAGCTGACGTCCGTCTGCTTTCTCTTTCGTGCTCTCTGCATGTTCATTTATCCGTTCATTTCAACCTTTGactatttcatttgaataatCTGACTTGATCTTTTCATAGTAGTCGTCGTGTTCGATTATTATGTATGAAGGAGAAACGgatttttaaatcttcgaaTGCGAATGTATATGTGATCGTAGGTATTCGAATATTTGGCAACTGTTAATTCATCTGTGATTATCATTATCGTAGATAcgttatcaattttattcgtaCGAATAAGCAAATACCGCGTGTTTTACGCAACCAGGAAAAACTACATACGTATATCGACGTTCCAGTGCAACGATTATGCAACtgcgagaaaataattttcctagagacgaagaaaagtaatttcatttagcAAAAGTTggaattaaatgttttataagaTTACGATAAACAACTTGATCTCACTTACCGTTATTGCTACGAAGTGCGATAGCCAACAAGGTTATTTATATCTCGATAACGACGTTACCGCGATGCAGTGGCCAGGCGTGTTcggaaaattatgaaacttttatagTAGAGAAATTAGATATGTGTAACGACTGGTAACGCGTTTATCTCGAAATTTTCACTTACGTCATTATTACATTGGAACGGCGATACGTATATccttaaaacatttaaaaatagaagaaaaagtcAGAGATCAAAATTAGATACTGTTTACATGTTCAATATTATTGCACTACTTTTACCTTCATACATCGATGCAGTTACAAAGTATAACAGTACCTTTTTTTAACATACTTGTTGCTGCTGACTCATGTGTTACGTCAATTCGGTTATTTCAGTTGGAAATATGTCGTGACAAAACTACTTGCAATTACAAAAGtaaacagaatatttattgaacTATTTTACCTAACGAACATTAATTGGACAGTACGTTtgcgataattattaaaatacagacTATATCGAAATAGAGACTAACAAAGAGGATAAAATTCCAAGAATATAAGGTAGTTATTAGTTGCAACAATTATGTTAAAGGGAACcatgtataatttttctcgtaCGTACAAATCAATTCTTTACATCGTTCTGTGTAATTATAGAACTGTTACGGTTGCACGATATAACAGTAAAGAGTATTTAAAAGAACTGTCTCTCTTCGTGAATCGCAATCGTCTCTTCCGTTGCAACGTTCTCGCCATTTTCCAGCCAGGAAACGCAAAtaaatcatcatcatcattgcGTGACTTGTTTCTAGACGGTTTATTTAATCggaatctatatatatacacgtattttTCAACGGTtgtgaaattagaaattaacaattacaCCCTTTAACGTTTCTCTCTTATCCACACGGATAGGATTACACCTTGTCGTAAATTAAGCCATAATTGACGTACTTCCATTTATACACCATACACGTTTCAGGAAACAGAATAATACTTGTAGGAATCATGAATAAGTCGTGAACACGTCGTTATCCAGCTTAACGCCTTTTAATTAACGAGagattctttgaaaaatacgaGTATAATATCGAGGGTTCCTTTTGTAATATTGTACCAAGACTTTCacgaatatttgtaatttcataattaagcgtctcatgaatatttatcaggCTGATGTTATCTGTTCGATGGTAACATATATTTCAGGTTGTGCTTCACACGCCACTGCCTCGATCCTCGTCTTCATTCGACTTGCATTTCCCGTCTTCCAAGAACCTCCCGATCTATCCGAAACGTTTATCTAATCTTCACGCTGGATTCTTGTTTCGGTTATTTCCCAAATATTTCTGCCTTGTCGTCTACCAAACTGCAGACAGATCTCTTAGACTTTGCGTTAATTTCGCAATCTCAAGAAAGTTAATAACGAACTTCGTGTATACGTCTCTATATTCGTTCCTCTATGAATCCTTAGAATCAACGAAATTCCagcgaaataaacgaataatcgTTAGCTCTGGagtaaaaatgtatttcttccattttgtAACTCTTTTTTAACGCGTTCACCGAGTCAAGCGCTACATTAGAAATTCCTGTAATTTCGAAACTTAGTTGAAGAGAAATCAATTTGCAGTTGCACCGGTTTTAGTTCttgcaaatgtaaatatgGTATAGTTTACTTTCGACAAATACGAAACCACATGAAAGAGATAGTAGGTttagataatgaaattatgttaCCTCTTTCCCTCGGGTAacagttttcatttttaattttactcaATATCACTGGACACTCGAGGTTTAtaagaatcgatcgatcggttaTTCGTTGATCACTTCTACGCCCGTAGATTTTAGTTCTCCACCTTATGAATCTTCATCACGGTCTTTCTTCCCCCTTCTTCGATTTTCCCCCGGCACTGCACCATTTTCCTGTATGCACACGTCACCTGGCACTCAGTTCCTCGTGTTGTGTTtctcatacaatttttattgtcGGGGTATTTTTTCATCTCACTCGCAAAAAAACATAATATCTTTAACCGCGTCGAATAATAACACGCCATTTAACTCATCGCATATTCATTTGGCTTTGTTCGTTCAACATTTGTTACGCGTTGTGTCTTTTCCATATAAATCTCAAAACGCTTTTGATACAAATGTTCGAAGTGATCGTGTCTCAAAATAAATCAGTTTCTCCAATCGAACTTGCGAACACTGTTCagatataattatcataattttatgagAAACAGTTTtagagaacgaaagaagaaacgagagaaagaaaataccgacattaaaatataaaagccACCCTCTTGTACGTTCACCCCTACCATTGGACTCGTATCGCTTCTACCAACCCTGTCTGTTTGTCTGGCTATGTTTCATCGCAAAATATCCATTTGGTGCTTGTTAAAGTATCGTAAAATACGACGTTCCAAGGAAAAGTTAGGATAACAGGTGAAAAACAAAGGCAAATCGATGTCTTCTTTAAAATCTAACGATTCTTGTTGGATCGCAGAACGTTTCAGAGTCCGTGGTCCTGGGCCTGCGTCGCTGGAAGATGCGAGAGGAGAGCGGTCAGATCTTCGAGGACCTCGTTGGCCAGCTGTATCGCCCTCTGCGGCGGAAACACCAGGCTTCTCTGGCCCAGACCAACCGGAAACGTGTTCCTGGGCGAAGATAGCGTGATCATACACCTGCAGCAAATCGAATTCGTCACGGTGAACACTAGCGACCAGGAGACGAAGAACCTGTTGGAGCACGCCAAGGATGTTTTCATCGGTGAAGatccaattttttattttatattaccgaatattattatataattttatattttttatccacGAATTATGATAAGCAGTTTGTTCACGAATGGACTGAACGTTCGAGGATGTCCCTGATCGAAAGTCTCGGAACAGTTATTCGTTTATTAACCATTTTGGGACCAAGGCTCGCAGTATTGGACGCTTTGTGTTGTAGAACGATATCGTGCGTTGTGACTAGACCTTCTTTTCGCGTCAAGAGCAAACAAAGCGACGAATGACGCAACGCATGACTGTGGATCGTCGATGGTACATGACGTAATCACGTTTCGTTGCTTCAgcaatgaatttatttcacttgtTTGTGGAAACAAAATGCATCAAACGCAGTCGAACGTGCATTCGAAGCAACTTCTACATCCAAACTATTGTCATcgaaacgatataatttagGTGCTAAATCAGTCGTTGACCATGTAAAATTCAAACCATCGTTTGCTCCTCGTAATCTTTGAATATCCTCCGAGTCAGATTGCGGGAAGCTAGTtagtatttttcgtttcttctttttaagcGAAGAATATCGACTCAGAGGCATATCCGCTTCTTCCGATTCGCGCGTCGAGGAATAATCAACAATACGTTTATAGTCAACGCAGATATGCAGCCATACAGACGTCTTTGGCTATCGGTAGCGGCGAAAAGTTTAGAAACTACTCGAGTTAACTAAACTTCGCTACTGATAGATTTAGataaataactttatttaccGCACGTTTGAAACCACGATATCGCTACTGAAACTCAGGCCTCCTGTTTCAGGTAACATAAGAAGCCTGATGAAGGTGCCAAACGCGAAAAGCAGATCCGGGGTGGACGTGTTTGTCGTCTACCTATCCGCCGGAAATGGCAGAGCGATAGGGCCGAACTTAGACACGGACGAGTCGTATACCCTGGAGCTGATGCCTAAGGGGAAGATTCTCGAAGCTCGAATAAGCGGAAAAAGTTTCTTCGGCGCCAGACACGGTTTGGAAACGCTTGGTCAAATGATCTGGTGGGACGAGTCTGCCGGAAGGGAAGGAGCCTTGCGAGTGTTATCTCGCGCTTCTGTCGAGGACAAGCCAACGTTCCCCTACAGAGGTTTGCTGGTCGATACGGGAAGACAGTTCTTTCCCATCGAACGACTGAAACGTGTGATCGACGGAATGGCGGCATCGAAGTTGAACACTTTCCATTGGCACCTATCAGACTCGCAGAGCTTCCCCTTCGATTCAGCCCAGTTCCCCGAAATGGCCAGATGGGGCGCTTATAGCGGAGATCAGATCTATACGCCCGACGATGTGAAGGATCTCGCGGATTACGCGAGGATCCGCGGCATCAGGGTGCTCATCGAGATCGACTCTCCGGCACATGCTGGTGCTGGCTGGCAATGGGGTGAGTTTTCAACGGTTTTAGGGTGGAATTGTACGGCTGCAGGAAGGATATGTCTGGTTTGAGACGATAACTTGGGGCTTGAATGCTGGTGgttaaaaaaggagaaataaagGATGGATATATAACCATCGCTGAAAAATGTCTGGACGATTCGCTTATCTCCGacagaatgtaatttaattactaatGATACTGCAGTTTATTGTACATTCTTGGGAAATTCTAAGATGCAAATATGCAGAAGAGTAAAATTCAAAGAGCTCGACTCATTCTTTTTgttgcataaatataaattttgcattATTATCTACGGTCTAGTGATCGATGTTTGAATTGAAACTAAAGGATTAACGTATACGTAACTTTGCctgatttaaaattcaatcgtaacctttgttcatctattaaacctttttctattattaactTAACTGTAATCGATATAACACTGTTCTTCATTATCGAAACGTCCGACAAAAAAAAACACGTAATATCCTAAATGACCAAACTAGTCGGGCCTGAACGCATCATCAACTCATCTCAGGCCGGCGTTGATCTTGTTAATTTACTCAGGGACGGAGTACGGTTACGGGGAGCTGGCTCTCTGCGTTGATCAGCAGCCATGGTCGTCGTATTGCGGCGAGCCGAATTGCGGTCAGTTGAATCCCATCAACGAGCACACCTATCGAATATTAGAGGGGCTGTACAGGGAGCTTCTGGACCTGACCGAAATTCGGGACATCGTGCACCTTGGCGGGGACGAGGTGAACCTGGATTGTTGGGCACAGTACGGAAACATCACGGCCGCGATGCAAGCACAGAACATGACCGATCACCATGCTATGTGGGCCGAATTCGAAACGAAGATGTTGCAAAGGTTGGTGAAGGCCAACCACGATGAAACGCCAAAGGCTGTGATTCTGTGGAGTTCCCCGTTGACAAAGAGGCCTTACATCACCATGTACTTCGATCCAAAGATTCACGTGATCCAATCTTGGGGAGGTAGCAACTGGCCGGAAACACTGGATCTTCTAGAAGACGGTTTCAGAGTGATTCTTTCTCACGTGGACACGTGGTATCTGGATTGTGGATTTGGAAAATGGAGGGAGATCGGAGAAGCCGCCTGTGGCGAGTATCGTACCTGGCAAACTGTTTACAATCATCGACCTTGGAGAGATTACGCTCAGCAACATTTTAGCCTCGTTTTGGGCGGAGAGGCAGCTATCTGGAGCGAGCAGACCGGCGACGCGTCCTTGGGACCTCGACTATGGCCCAGGGCATCTGCTCTCGCTGAGAGATTATGGTGAGTGTTgacaaaatgtaaataaacaaagaCTCTTCTTTCGATAATTCGATtgataaaagagagaaatctGTGATAAAAGAATGCCATATatctaaaagaaatattggaaCGTTACATGTTCCTAAGTATCTCTGTCGGGAAAAGATGTAAATCGAAGGAGAATGTTACCGATGTTGATCGATACCGAACATCGTTTTAAAGTCATTTTTTCCAAACTACATGATATTACAATTATCGAAACGTCTTGTATTTTCACTACCTATCTCTTAAAACGTTATTCAATTTCGTACAACGATAatcacgaaataaatttttgttatacacAGGAGCGACATGCCAACCAATGGCTACTCGACAGACGAAAGCGTGTACACGAGGCTAGCCGCACACATGGAGCTTCTAACCAGCCGTGGATTGAAAACAGAAGCCATGTGGCCGCAGTGGTGTTCCCAGAATCCCGGCAAATGTCTCTGACCGTTCGCTAGCCCGAACATAATCGCCTTCGTCTGGAATTGTACGCGTAGACACGATAATTGCGTGAATAGAAGACGTTACACGAGGTGGTTCTGCCCGCCACTTTCGCTAGAACACGCCGAGCTTGTAGATCGTTGCAACATCACCGTCGATAGGAGCTCGTTGATCGTTTTAACCGTGACGAGACCGAGCCTCTCGAAACTATCGGTTGTTCGATAACGATTTTCGTTCTACGAACCGATCCACGAAGATGTGGACGTCACGTGAGAGACATAGGACGACCTAGTGCGGAGTACTCGAGAGAAGCAATCGTCGAGAGTGGAAGAAGACGATGAAATTCCTCCTAGAAGTCAAGAAGCCAAATTGAAAGTCCTTGGTGATCCCTAGTTGgagaatttatttctacagAAGAGAGGGAAGAAAGTTTTCGACCGTTTCACTGGCTTTTTCATTCTTGCCGGACGTTGAAGGCACAACGACACAAATGTTCTTGGGTTTCGTTTTTCTCCCTGGTACGAAAATGATATAGGCAGagtatttgatatttgtacGAGACTATGTACGACAGATTATACAGGAAGGTAAAATGAACAAGGTCAATTCAAAGATACACAGAGCGCGATTTTTTAACGTTACGCGATACCTGGTCGTAGCTCGATGCCATACTTTTCGTTCGAAGTGCCTTTCCAATTGTAATTCTACTCGTTGTTGTACGATTTCCTGTGTAAACACCGAGTGCGTTCCTATTCAGAGATCTCGATGGCGGGCATCGAGATCGTCGCATCGTCCTCTCGTCTAATCTTACCACCTCTGAGTGTTTTTTTAATGCTTCGGAATTTTTCTAAGGTGCTTttgacatttaatttttagtgTAAATAGCGGAATCTATCGTCGtggtattaaatattctattcgtctttacttattttaataaactataaACCTATCAATTCTTATTTTAGCGATTATAAATTACACGTCTTATTTAAAGCGTTCTATATCGCAGGGTAATTTAGAATATtagaggaattttttaatatcaattatctcaattattatacatatattttaattcttgttACGAGCTTAAACGATGAGCCGAGAAATACTtctatttttccaataaaaatttgtatatacagAGTGAGTTATAAACACATGTCTGTATTTCAAGCGGTAATCAACACACTGATACGAGTAAAAAATACTCAAAATCTCAATATATGTCTAACGTACATTAGTTTTCGAGTTATGGATGGTTGAAGAAGATTTTGTAAGCTTTCGCTCGTATATTCAACCTATACTATCTGATTAACGAAAACTCTCATTTCCTGTTACTTCTACTAAGAAATTAAGTACGACAAAAAGGTCTAGGCAAAGACATACCATCGAACAAAGCATAGAAACGGCATTCAAGGtggtaaaattagaaaagacaGTCCATACACTCGgtaaacgagaaaaaagacgTTCGACATAAGACACTAACGATCCTTACGCCTACTTTCCTCCATTAAAGGATTCCTGTGATCAGGAGACTGGAAATATACCATTATTTGTCACACGATAAAGCGAAGCGTGGCCGTCAGAAACGGAAATCAAACGGCGCCAATCCGCATAGGCTTCCCTCTTTAAACTGCCAGACCTAGGTCCTACATAGAACAAAATCCTACAAATACCAAACCGTATTCCAAATGAAGAACATagtcgaataataaaatgaattgcGTGAGAGGAGACGTTCAAGGAATTCCATTCTTTGGCATCATATGCGTATCCCTCGAAGCCAAAGAAACCATGATACTTTGTACGATAATTAGCTTCCCGTTCGTAACGAGGACCGTGAAGAAGCCCTGTCagattgttatatataaaagaaatttcttgacGAACAAACATCGGGAATCGAGAGAGTCGTTCAACAATTCTTGAAGAATTGTCGCGGATCTGTAAGACCGAGCGTCCAATCCGTGCTTCGtgtcttttttaattaattgtaaacaCGTTCGGAGGAGTTCGTCTTGATGTTAACGAGATACTATCTCCGAGAGATATAAAAATGGCCTATTGATGATGAATAGccgtgaaaatttgtaaataatacgaTCATCGTATTGGAGGTGGCTGAAGAGCAACTAGATAATTAATAGAACGATAACGGGAGGAAGAATGAATCGTATGTACTTACTAACAACTTACCGACATCGATGGCTGTAAAATAGAAGTGATTTTAAGCTCGACCCTACTGGATCCGGTGCGCAAAATCATCCGCTGTGTGTGACGTCTTGCGTGACGTTTGTTGGATATTTTCGATCATTTAAAAGATTTGTAAAGGACTTTTAAAGCGAGAGAGATAATTTAGTACGTTGTCTGTAAAATTGTTTCGGTGTTTGAAAAACGTTAATggagaaacgatgaaaattgcaCGCGGATGATTCCCCAAGTTGATCTACGAAGGAATGCAATCTGTTGTAAAGTGTGATTGGTGTAAGTTtaacataaaacaaattttgaatacACCGGTTCTCATCGTTCTTTTGTACCCCGGAGAATTTTTCCTCCTCCATCTTGTCCGTCCAGAAAGTCACGCTTGGAAATATGATTTCGATTGTGATTTCTTATGTAAGCgtaaaaatcaagaaattgtaaatcgaatttttcataatttttactcTGCTCCGATAGGAAAGACAGAATATCATTCCTGCGATCGATGAAAGTTTTGTCTTTGTTCAGGTGTTGTTTGATTTCTAATCATCGCTAAAATAATAGCTTTAGTCTACCTATACTTCTGATACAATTGGATGATCGATTACTCCTTGGTGGTTCTATCAATATTGGCTGAGAACCTCGAGAGACTGTTTGGTCTATCATCGTCTTGATGGATGGTACATGCGATGGCCAATCGATTTGCTTTATTGCATTTATCTTCTAAATTGTACAACACAATTTGTGCCATCGCCccttaataaatacaattagtTTTTGAACAAGGTATATTATTATCGATCAGACGTATAAGTTCAgctaaattatttgtaaccACCATTTGAAGGTCACAGGTGAATTTATTGCCTATTTTCAGGGGACTTGTATCGTAGAATTAATCAGTTTTAGAAGTTATTCCCTTCTTCGactatttcatattaaattacttACTTGTAGTTACCAAGCGATATAAAGAGCAGAAGATCGACAATAATGAacttatcgtatttttctagtacgatctttattttattctttattttgtatctatatttctgcaaataaatgggaaaagtttaataaacaaacaagTCATTTGTCAGAGGAATATtacgtgttaattattttgagaGACGATTCGTGGATAAATATTCACAGTGGAAGAATCAAAGATATTTGGCTGACACGTAGCTGACTTATTCTACTTCCAGCCTGTCCCTCCTCCAGGTGACTATAATGGTATAGCTATAATAAGGAGAAGACAAAGGGCGAGGCATGATCGCAAACATCCCCATAGCCATGTAATCCACGAGCTGGTCACTTCAATACCAGATTTCAAAAGGTTCACATCAGTGTTTCTGTGCTACTCATTTATTCTTTCCATTCAATACTTCgaagatatatttgatattacaaAGTTTTCCCAACGTTTCACCAAACTTACTCTGGACCGTcaacgttttaataaattttgtcatCTCGAATGACATTAAGTGTACGAAATGACATCGACTGAAATGGAACCAGTAGTAAAGGTCAACGCAACGTCGAACATCGAACGTTTCTTTATCGAACAAAAACAGAAATGCGATGGATTGACGACAGAATGTAAGTCTATTAACGTGActaatgttttttatattcattttcttctttcctatttcaagaataaaaaGGGAACAATGAAAGTTCCATGAGAAAGACAAAAATCGTGGGTGTaagaaataatcttttaatcgTCTACGTATCTTTAACAAATAGATCAGAACATAACGTCACAAAACGCAACGTTACAATCTCGCCATTGCCCGCCACATTTTGATGGGCTACTTTGCTGGTCGTATACCGAAGCCTCAACCATCGCCATTCTACCTTGCCCTCCTGAAACTGGCCTGATATACCAGTTAAATTCCGCAGCGAACAATTTGGAGTCGAATGTTCGCGTTATAGCGATGGCTACGAAAGCTTGTCTTCCAAATGGTCAATGGTACACAAATTACGACAATATTCCCGGGAGTAATTACAGTTTATGCGAGTTGTCCGACGAATTCACTACTCGTTACCTCATGGAGACCACCCTGGAAATAGATGAGATGACCGACCCTCGAGACTACAGAAACTTTGAATCTTTTCTGTTGGCTGTAAGAATTTTGAGCTTAcacttgtttatttaaaattaacttatttgagattattttgtttatatttttatcgcgtaaaagaaatttttgctAACTTCCTCGCAAAAGGAGATTACATCGCTAAAGTT
It includes:
- the LOC122570715 gene encoding probable beta-hexosaminidase fdl isoform X2; amino-acid sequence: MVLLCIFNLNDILEKSNCTITTEASGLPHIQRLANCGFSRYQLSRMVGSVPSGWMRKILLFLVLTTGVLLIAMYAHAPPLASLQPFSSRRTFQSPWSWACVAGRCERRAVRSSRTSLASCIALCGGNTRLLWPRPTGNVFLGEDSVIIHLQQIEFVTVNTSDQETKNLLEHAKDVFIGNIRSLMKVPNAKSRSGVDVFVVYLSAGNGRAIGPNLDTDESYTLELMPKGKILEARISGKSFFGARHGLETLGQMIWWDESAGREGALRVLSRASVEDKPTFPYRGLLVDTGRQFFPIERLKRVIDGMAASKLNTFHWHLSDSQSFPFDSAQFPEMARWGAYSGDQIYTPDDVKDLADYARIRGIRVLIEIDSPAHAGAGWQWGTEYGYGELALCVDQQPWSSYCGEPNCGQLNPINEHTYRILEGLYRELLDLTEIRDIVHLGGDEVNLDCWAQYGNITAAMQAQNMTDHHAMWAEFETKMLQRLVKANHDETPKAVILWSSPLTKRPYITMYFDPKIHVIQSWGGSNWPETLDLLEDGFRVILSHVDTWYLDCGFGKWREIGEAACGEYRTWQTVYNHRPWRDYAQQHFSLVLGGEAAIWSEQTGDASLGPRLWPRASALAERLWSDMPTNGYSTDESVYTRLAAHMELLTSRGLKTEAMWPQWCSQNPGKCL
- the LOC122570715 gene encoding probable beta-hexosaminidase fdl isoform X8, producing the protein MVGSVPSGWMRKILLFLVLTTGVLLIAMYAHAPPLASLQPFSSRRLKELQRGLVTFLVGNESTKKPEERLYEYLEEPRTFQSPWSWACVAGRCERRAVRSSRTSLASCIALCGGNTRLLWPRPTGNVFLGEDSVIIHLQQIEFVTVNTSDQETKNLLEHAKDVFIGNIRSLMKVPNAKSRSGVDVFVVYLSAGNGRAIGPNLDTDESYTLELMPKGKILEARISGKSFFGARHGLETLGQMIWWDESAGREGALRVLSRASVEDKPTFPYRGLLVDTGRQFFPIERLKRVIDGMAASKLNTFHWHLSDSQSFPFDSAQFPEMARWGAYSGDQIYTPDDVKDLADYARIRGIRVLIEIDSPAHAGAGWQWGTEYGYGELALCVDQQPWSSYCGEPNCGQLNPINEHTYRILEGLYRELLDLTEIRDIVHLGGDEVNLDCWAQYGNITAAMQAQNMTDHHAMWAEFETKMLQRLVKANHDETPKAVILWSSPLTKRPYITMYFDPKIHVIQSWGGSNWPETLDLLEDGFRVILSHVDTWYLDCGFGKWREIGEAACGEYRTWQTVYNHRPWRDYAQQHFSLVLGGEAAIWSEQTGDASLGPRLWPRASALAERLWSDMPTNGYSTDESVYTRLAAHMELLTSRGLKTEAMWPQWCSQNPGKCL